TACATCGAGCGCCTCTACGTCGACTTCGTCGGCCGCCCCGTGCGCAAGCACGAGCCGCTCTTTTCGCTCTACAGTCCCTCGCTGCTGGCGGCCGAGCACGAGTATCTCCTGGCTCTCCAGGCCAAGGAGGCGCTCAGCGCGGACGTTGCGCTGCGGCGGGACGGCGACACGTTGGTTGCTTCGGCGCGGCGCAAGCTCGAGCTCTGGGACGTGCCGCGCAGCGAGCTCGCGCGCCTCGAGCGGACGCGCGAGCCCTCGCAGACGCTGGTCTTCCTCTCGCCGATCGCCGGTGTCGTCACGGCGAAGAACGTCGTCGAGGGGGCGCGCGTGAATCCGGGCGACACACCCTACGAGATCACCGATCTCAGCGTCGTCTGGGTGATGGCCGACGCCTACGAGCTGGACTTGCCGCGCGTCAAGGTGGGCATGCCGGCGTCGCTCACGCTGCAGGCCTATCCCGAGCAGCGCTTCAAGGGGAGGGTCGCCTTCGTCGATCCCCTGCTCGACCCGCAGACGCGGACCGCCAAGGTCCACCTGCACTTCCCGACGCCGCAGCGACGGCTCAGGCCGGGAGGCTTCGGCGAGGTCGTGCTCGAGGGGTCGGCGCGCGAGGGCCTGCGGATCGCGCTCGATTCCGTCCTGCGCTCGGGCACGCGCGATGTGGTCTTCGTGGCGTTGGGCGACGGAAGGTTCGCGCCCCGGGAGGTGCAGCTCGGCGCGACGAGCGGCGCTCAGGTCGAGGTCGTGGCTGGTCTCGTGGAAGGCCAGCAGGTCGTGACGCGGGCCAACTTCCTCGTCGACTCCGAGTCGCAACTCCGC
The Pseudomonadota bacterium DNA segment above includes these coding regions:
- a CDS encoding efflux RND transporter periplasmic adaptor subunit, producing MSAQRASQREGEPRRARGAAARAAAASLLLALGASLGAVTVWLAMRERPSARPAAVAAKKNPLFQCPMHPAITADHPSDCPICGMKLVEVKPAVSSGRATAPPAERKIRFYRSPMDPRQTSPTPRKDAMGMDYLPVYSEEAPGAGVAPVAGLAGVTIDAARQQLIGLRTAPVTRGAVAASWRTVGRIERDPTRVRMTNIKVEGYIERLYVDFVGRPVRKHEPLFSLYSPSLLAAEHEYLLALQAKEALSADVALRRDGDTLVASARRKLELWDVPRSELARLERTREPSQTLVFLSPIAGVVTAKNVVEGARVNPGDTPYEITDLSVVWVMADAYELDLPRVKVGMPASLTLQAYPEQRFKGRVAFVDPLLDPQTRTAKVHLHFPTPQRRLRPGGFGEVVLEGSAREGLRIALDSVLRSGTRDVVFVALGDGRFAPREVQLGATSGAQVEVVAGLVEGQQVVTRANFLVDSESQLRSALAALGGAGP